A region of Lycium barbarum isolate Lr01 chromosome 3, ASM1917538v2, whole genome shotgun sequence DNA encodes the following proteins:
- the LOC132630460 gene encoding transcriptional regulator TAC1-like, with protein MENDPNNSSNSQKYQITWSSDELLGLSQVKFYRCSFCKRGFSNAQALGGHMNIHRKDRAKLREISIESSYIKKLVSTSPDIPAPSSDDLLQQEVSSDDTSSPSKRPCVTPEEEHNHHHPISKAKEIDNHDHHPISKAKDDNHEVIIGDDNLQLPLFVDSPSKEVTNCKEKQEGNKGMQLSVDSELDLELRLGPEPPNPQ; from the coding sequence ATGGAGAATGATCCTAATAATTCTTCCAACTCCCAAAAATACCAAATAACATGGAGCTCTGATGAATTATTAGGCCTAAGCCAAGTTAAGTTTTATAGGTGTAGTTTTTGTAAAAGAGGTTTCTCCAATGCACAAGCTCTAGGTGGACACATGAATATCCATAGAAAAGATAGAGCCAAGCTTAGAGAAATATCGATCGAAAGTTCATATATCAAGAAGCTTGTCAGTACTTCTCCTGATATTCCGGCACCCTCAAGTGATGACTTATTGCAACAAGAAGTATCTAGCGACGACACGAGTAGCCCCTCAAAAAGGCCATGTGTCACACCCGAAGAAGAACACAATCATCATCATCCTATTTCGAAAGCAAAAGaaattgacaatcatgatcatcatccAATTTCCAAAGCAAAAGATGATAATCATGAAGTAATCATTGGAGATGATAATTTACAATTACCCTTGTTTGTGGACTCTCCATCAAAAGAAGTAACCAATTGTAAGGAAAAACAAGAAGGAAATAAGGGCATGCAATTGAGTGTTGATTCAGAATTGGACCTTGAGCTTCGGTTAGGGCCAGAACCTCCAAATCCTCAATAA